Proteins encoded in a region of the Rutidosis leptorrhynchoides isolate AG116_Rl617_1_P2 chromosome 9, CSIRO_AGI_Rlap_v1, whole genome shotgun sequence genome:
- the LOC139866025 gene encoding uncharacterized protein: MYGGSSKLGRGRGGGPPIKRNIHSTFQPSSVQRPSATPPGGRLSAGSAHRSRSNTPAAPATVSTADETFSLVRNNPLNFGMIIRLSPVLIEEIKRLEAQGGVARIKFDSIANNPAGNIIDVGGKEFRFTSSQETGDLCDIYEEQRGGDNGDGLLVESGGAWRKINVQRELDESVKNHVKMRTVEAERKHKSRKTVILDHGNPSLKNQMKALAAAEVNNTWKGSYNKKKEPPFKKLKAEPSSATIPSKSGVKPGFSSSTPSKIRASASPLLSTPEQCGAPLSPLKNSNITKIHANTEDDSLTQYSKENASTGVVQSKPGSNERFGNKPNDLQSLLITLLMDKPHGMHFKALETAVGETFPKSVKQIGPILKKIADLQAPGRYILKPGVGLESFKKTSSESGSFLENNNHQIEAAAALKSNFSLKNDIAKEFDEPPHQIPDPYQDLNSSEKIDINHLSPDVLNDKNVSHNSDGPTVSSSSSDSDSDSSDSGSESRSHESSSDSESDSKQGSDEEVDIMSDDDIQHNMVDVNDDGHPSVLVEPEKDMFDNQEPEINVTTNLYPDKDGDNYEDNTTDLYNHHQQESEFQARRSESKNNFKRGSDENNFDENGHAKRLKSGTQAQVISSRGRNSYSDSPINEYDKVDHHEFIGNSTSDSPGPGPGPRSFDLNAHAKASGSMDYERGPQENDVFFMQKDNKANKQIQDEDGHSKDKRPPKNSGGKHSGSHQRKHGKESEFVSMSQIKDLKNPPVVNGRGPTLRREVSDLEMGELRENLTEEASGGKKSFEKHNSFKQSDNKSSSDYWNLDESNGKLAGRTSVDSVKASPFQQIQPKRAVHEDHVDHFTKFNGKPVARVDHAKADSQHSKGRRHEAGASMGFGSEGYIDGQREVPPKHENQAVSITTKDKKRHKSKNLGEKKKDFLPVNKKREMEPFSDDCITLYAKYEKEEPEMKGPIRDHSQYKEYVQEYREKFDIYYTLNTLLDSYRNTFQTFARDLELAKGRDNDRYKKIVEQLMDSYHQCGKKHRRLKKIFIVLHHELQHLKEMIKDFANKYMKG; this comes from the exons ATGTACGGCGGTTCCAGTAAACTCGGCCGTGGCCGCGGCGGCGGTCCTCCAATTAAACGAAACATCCACTCCACCTTCCAACCTTCTTCTGTTCAACGTCCATCCGCTACACCTCCCGGTGGTCGTTTATCCGCCGGTAGCGCTCACCGTAGCCGAAGTAATACACCTGCCGCTCCGGCTACAGTGTCAACGGCCGATGAAACTTTTAGTTTAGTTCGGAATAATCCGTTAAATTTTGGAATGATTATTAGGCTTTCACCTGTACTTATTGAAGAAATTAAGCGGCTAGAAGCGCAAGGCGGTGTGGCGAGGATTAAATTTGATTCTATTGCTAATAATCCTGCAGGAAAT ATTATTGATGTTGGAGGTAAGGAGTTCAGATTCACTTCGTCGCAAGAAACTGGGGACTTGTGTGATATATACGAAGAACAACGGGGTGGTGATAATGGAGATGGATTACTTGTTGAATCTGGAGGTGCTTGGCGAAAGATAAATGTGCAACGTGAGCTAGACGAGTCAGTCAAGAACCATGTTAAAATGCGTACAGTGGAAGCAGAACGCAAACACAAATCACGCAA AACCGTAATTTTAGACCATGGAAATCCATCCTTGAAGAATCAAATGAAGGCCCTAGCTGCCGCCGAAG TAAATAATACATGGAAAGGGTCATACAATAAAAAGAAAGAGCCTCCTTTCAAAAAGCTGAAAGCTGAACCTTCTTCAG CAACAATCCCTTCTAAATCTGGTGTAAAACCTGGATTCTCTTCGTCAACTCCTTCCAAAATCAGGGCTTCGGCTTCACCACTACTTTCTACACCTGAGCAGTGTGGGGCCCCGTTGTCCCCTCTAAAAAATAGTAACATTACTAAAATACATGCAAACACAGAAGATGATAGTTTGACTCAATATAGTAAAGAAAATGCCAGCACAGGTGTTGTACAGAGTAAACCAGGAAGCAATGAAAGATTTGGAAACAAACCGAATGACTTGCAAAGTTTGCTAATTACTCTTCTCATGGATAAGCCACATGGAATGCACTTTAAG GCTCTGGAGACAGCTGTCGGAGAAACCTTTCCCAAATCTGTGAAGCAAATTGGGCCCATCTTGAAAAAG ATTGCTGATCTCCAAGCTCCGGGAAGATATATTTTGAAACCCGGTGTCGGGTTAGAAAGTTTCAAGAAAACTTCATCTGAAAGTGGAAG CTTTCTGGAGAACAATAATCACCAAATAGAAGCAGCAGCAGCACTCAAATCCAACTTTTCTTTGAAAAATGATATCGCGAAGGAATTTGATGAACCACCTCACCAAATTCCCGACCCTTATCAAGACTTAAATTCTTCTGAAAAGATTGATATCAATCATCTTTCCCCAGATGTATTAAATGACAAAAACGTTTCTCACAATAGTGACGGGCCCACAGTCAGCTCGAGCAGTAGTGATAGTGATAGTGACAGCAGTGATAGTGGAAGTGAAAGCAGAAGTCACGAAAGTAGTAGTGATAGTGAAAGTGACAGCAAACAGGGGTCTGATGAAGAGGTAGATATTATGAGTGACGATGATATACAACATAATATGGTTGATGTAAATGATGATGGTCACCCGTCTGTTTTGGTTGAGCCCGAAAAAGATATGTTTGATAACCAAGAACCTGAAATTAATGTTACTACTAACTTGTATCCTGATAAAGATGGAGATAATTATGAAGATAACACTACAGATCTTTATAATCATCACCAACAAGAGAGTGAATTTCAAGCTAGAAGATCCGAATCGAAAAATAACTTCAAAAGGGGATCTGATGAGAATAATTTCGATGAAAACGGACATGCAAAAAGATTAAAATCTGGGACCCAGGCTCAAGTAATAAGCTCTAGAGGAAGAAACTCTTATTCAGATAGTCCTATTAATGAATATGATAAAGTTGACCACCATGAATTCATTGGGAACTCTACTTCAGATTCCCCAGGCCCAGGCCCAGGCCCAAGATCATTTGATCTTAATGCACATGCAAAAGCTTCTGGTAGTATGGATTATGAAAGGGGTCCACAAGAGAATGATGTATTTTTTATGCAAAAAGATAATAAAGCCAACAAACAAATACAAGATGAAGATGGTCATTCCAAGGATAAAAGACCTCCAAAGAATTCGGGAGGTAAACATTCAGGTTCACATCAAAGGAAACATGGTAAGGAGTCTGAATTTGTGTCAATGTCACAAATTAAGGATTTAAAAAATCCGCCTGTTGTAAATGGACGTGGGCCCACACTCCGAAGAGAGGTCTCGGACTTGGAAATGGGTGAACTTCGTGAGAATTTAACTGAAGAAGCCTCCGGGGGTAAAAAGAGTTTCGAGAAACATAATTCCTTTAAGCAATCAGATAACAAATCAAGTTCAGACTACTGGAATTTGGATGAAAGTAATGGAAAGCTTGCTGGAAGAACAAGTGTAGATTCTGTAAAAGCGTCTCCATTTCAGCAGATCCAACCTAAACGGGCTGTTCATGAGGATCACGTTGACCATTTTACAAAATTTAATGGCAAGCCTGTCGCAAGAGTAGATCATGCAAAAGCTGATTCACAGCATAGTAAAGGTAGACGTCATGAGGCTGGGGCAAGCATGGGATTTGGTTCAGAAGGTTACATAGACGGTCAAAGGGAAGTGCCACCTAAGCATGAGAATCAAGCAGTTTCCATTACCACAAAAGATAAGAAAAGGCATAAGTCAAAAAATTTAGGAGAAAAAAAGAAGGATTTTTTGCCAGTAAATAAGAAGAGAGAGATGGAGCCTTTTTCAGATGATTGTATCACTTTGTATGCCAAGTACGAGAAAGAAGAACCAGAGATGAAAGGACCAATTAGGGATCATTCACA GTACAAAGAGTATGTGCAGGAGTATCGTGAGAAGTTTGATATCTACTACACGTTGAACACGCTTTTAGATTCGTACAG GAACACTTTTCAAACCTTTGCTAGAGACCTTGAACTTGCTAAAGGAAGGGATAATGATAGATATAAAAAGATAGTAGAACAGTTAATGGACTCTTATCACCAGTGTGGAAAG AAACATAGAAGGCTGAAGAAGATATTTATTGTGCTGCATCACGAACTGCAG CATTTGAAGGAGATGATTAAAGACTTCGCTAACAAATACATGAAAGGATGA
- the LOC139867721 gene encoding uncharacterized protein, whose translation MDREELVFSWCWKRPLTGRALGEQRNIETKIKSLNGLNDGECKWLFKPSGKDVFSSKLIASIIDDLLLESNPSEPETLRNNLLPKKLGIFVWRAMKNRLPTRVELVKRGIKIESSLCPLCGSENETVEHTLLACSHASSIWEGIFKWWDANARYILEAYNIFRGSSLMESPNHSTNHSSKIWQAIEWVTGYFSWKNRNTKVFTNDNWATPKIINEIQTKSFEWITNRSNFGRIEWHQWLLHPNNLNFRDPG comes from the coding sequence ATGGACAGAGAAGAATTGGTGTTTTCATGGTGCTGGAAACGTCCATTAACGGGAAGGGCTTTAGGGGAGCAGCGTAATATCGAAACAAAAATCAAGTCGCTCAATGGTTTAAACGATGGCGAATGCAAATGGCTCTTCAAACCAAGTGGCAAAGATGTTTTCTCATCAAAATTGATCGCCTCAATTATCGATGATCTACTGCTAGAAAGTAATCCTTCCGAGCCCGAAACGTTGCGAAATAATCTCCTTCCTAAAAAATTAGGGATATTCGTGTGGAGGGCCATGAAAAATCGATTACCGACTAGAGTAGAGCTAGTGAAGCGAGGCATCAAAATTGAATCATCTCTTTGTCCCTTGTGTGGTAGTGAAAATGAAACCGTAGAACACACTTTACTTGCATGTAGTCACGCGAGTTCGATTTGGGAGGGCATCTTCAAATGGTGGGATGCGAATGCGAGATATATCTTGGAGGCATACAACATCTTTCGTGGTTCTAGCTTAATGGAGTCACCAAATCATTCAACTAATCATTCATCGAAAATATGGCAAGCAATTGAATGGGTGACGGGCTACTTTAGCTGGAAGAATAGGAATACAAAAGTTTTCACAAACGACAATTGGGCTACACCGAAGATCATCAACGAAATTCAAACAAAGTCCTTCGAGTGGATTACAAACCGTTCGAATTTTGGTCGAATAGAATGGCATCAATGGCTTTTACATCCGAATAATCTAAACTTTCGTGATCCAGGTTAA
- the LOC139869428 gene encoding uncharacterized protein yields MLLPVVGLGMNSAIDDISLIQQRHHLVVSEIDLEIGPGDEDSQFAHTQLINVPPQESSADDHDENKNMPLVSQLPNDDQELLKSLPAKRKKKVVKRWREEWADTYKWAYVDVKEGTTRIFCSICREYGRKHRRNPYGNEGSRNMQMSALEEHNNSLLHKEALRLQMASKDKIVADKPIYVKALMSKSAGSIVEAALKRDPNELEFIQSVQEVIHALERVISKNSGYVNTMERLLEPERTVIFRVPWVDDRGEMHVNRGFRVQFNQTLGPCRGGLRFHPSMNLSISKFLGFQQTLRTALSPYRLGGASGGSDFDPKGKSDNEIMHFCQSYMDELYRYISPDKDLPSEEMGVGTREMGFLYGQYRRLAGHSQGSFTGPRLNWSGSSLRTEATGYGLVFFAQLMLADMNKELKGLRCVVSGSGKIAMHVLEKLIAYGALPITVSDSKGYLVDEDGFDFMKLSFLRDIKAQHRTLRDYSKTYARAKYYDEAKPWNERCDVAFPCASQNEIDHSDAINLVNSGCRILVEGSNMPCTPEAMDVLKGAIVLIAPSIAAGTGGVVAGELELKEYNLNWAPEDFESKLQEAMKQTYQRALKAAVEFGYQKESPEALIHGAVISAFLTIASSMSEQGCV; encoded by the exons ATGTTGCTACCAGTTGTAGGGTTAGGGATGAATTCTGCAATAGATGACATTAGCTTGATTCAACAAAGGCATCATCTTGTGGTTAGCGAGATCGATTTGGAAATTGGGCCCGGGGACGAAGATTCACAATTCGCTCACACCCAATTAATTAACGTTCCACCACAAGAATCTTCAGCCGATGATCATGACGAAAACAAGAATATGCCGCTCGTTTCACAACTTCCAAATGACGATCAAGAACTATTAAAGTCACTTCCCGCTAAACGAAAGAAAAAAGTGGTTAAAAGATGGCGAGAAGAATGGGCCGATACATACAAATGGGCGTATGTAGACGTTAAAGAAGGTACAACGAGAATATTTTGTTCTATTTGCAGGGAATATGGTAGGAAACATAGACGAAATCCTTACGGTAATGAAGGTAGTAGAAATATGCAAATGAGTGCGTTAGAAGAACACAATAACAGTTTACTTCATAAAGAAGCTCTTCGTCTTCAAATGGCATCTAAAGATAAGATTGTTGCTGATAAGCCCATATATGTAAAAG CTCTCATGTCAAAATCGGCTGGATCGATTGTTGAAGCTGCACTAAAAAGAGATCCAAATGAGCTCGAGTTCATACAATCTGTACAAGAAGTTATTCATGCTCTAGAAAGAGTTATTTCAAAAAACTCAGG TTACGTAAATACCATGGAACGTTTGTTAGAGCCTGAACGTACAGTTATCTTTCGGGTTCCATGGGTTGATGATAGGGGTGAAATGCACGTGAATCGAGGATTTCGGGTCCAATTTAATCAAACTTTGGGTCCATGTAGAGGCGGCCTTCGTTTTCACCCATCGATGAACTTAAGTATATCTAAGTTTCTTGGTTTTCAGCAG ACGTTAAGGACGGCGTTATCTCCTTATCGACTTGGAGGAGCATCAGGTGGAAGTGATTTTGATCCAAAAGGGAAAAGTGATAACGAG ATTATGCACTTCTGCCAGAGCTATATGGATGAGCTGTATCGTTACATTAGTCCTGATAAG GATCTTCCTTCGGAGGAGATGGGTGTTGGCACTCGTGAAATGGGTTTTCTTTATGGTCAATATCGACGTCTGGCTGGACATTCTCAG GGAAGTTTTACAGGCCCAAGACTAAACTGGTCCGGTTCTAGCCTGCGTACCGAAGCTACTGGTTATGGATTG GTTTTCTTTGCACAACTTATGCTCGCAGACATGAATAAAGAACTCAAAGGGCTAAg ATGTGTGGTTAGTGGTTCTGGAAAAATAGCAATGCATGTTTTAGAGAAGCTTATTGCATATGGTGCTCTTCCAATTACCGTATCTG ATTCAAAAGGTTATTTGGTGGATGAAGACGGATTCGATTTCATGAAACTATCTTTCCTTAGAGACATCAAAGCACAACATAGAACCTTAAG AGATTATTCAAAGACATATGCTCGTGCCAAGTACTATGATGAAGCAAAACCTTGGAATGAAAGATGCGATGTTGCTTTTCCTTGCGCCTCACAAAATGAAATCGACCATTCTGATGCTATTAACTTGGTTAATTCGGGATGTCGTATACTTGTTGAAG GTTCCAACATGCCATGTACTCCTGAAGCAATGGATGTTTTAAAGGGGGCCATTGTTTTGATTGCTCCTTCTATAGCTGCTGGTACTGGAGGG GTTGTTGCTGGCGAGCTTGAACTAAAAGAGTACAATCTGAACTGGGCCCCAGAAGACTTTGAGTCTAAACTACAG GAAGCAATGAAACAAACCTATCAACGAGCTCTCAAAGCAGCTGTTGAATTTGGTTATCAGAAAGAGTCTCCTGA GGCTTTAATACATGGTGCAGTCATCTCTGCGTTTCTGACGATTGCTAGCAGTATGTCAGAACAAGGATGTGTGTAG